From one Solanum lycopersicum chromosome 12, SLM_r2.1 genomic stretch:
- the LOC138340672 gene encoding uncharacterized protein, which yields MNAVSKSLLSGIAFASSAFDVWTDLKERFDRVDGSRTYSLHKDITTLQQGTVFVSIYYTRLKSLWDEFEVLVPSPCCNCEISKGFVAHMNRQKLYQFLMGLNESYHQSRSQILMMDPLPLINYAYAMIVGDENQKAVVNGVNDIYAALESSVALYSRASSSSSVSQKIKRNTLLICDFCKCKGHNKEFCYKIVGYPPDFKSKRKVQGPSSAYGTTGNINYNHTPLTHANLTYGMNTTVPPPGWENISEQHQSSSGTTSVNRTVSVAEKEVQQLLQGCTFIKDQYDHILKMVQQKSEPAVCNTANTTGTLQWEGERSW from the exons ATGAATGCTGTATCCAAGAGTTTACTAAGTGGAATTGCATTTGCTTCTAGTGCTTTTGATGTTTGGACTGATTTAAAGGAAAGGTTTGATAGAGTAGATGGCTCTAGAACATATAGTTTGCACAAAGATATTACTACATTGCAACAGGGTACAGTTTTTGTTTCCATATATTATACAAGACTGAAAAGTTTGTGGGATGAGTTTGAGGTGTTGGTGCCATCTCCTTGTTGTAATTGTGAAATATCCAAAGGTTTTGTTGCTCATATGAATAGGCAGAAGTTATATCAATTTCTAATGGGATTAAATGAATCCTATCATCAATCAAGAAGCCAAATCTTGATGATGGATCCACTACCATTAATCAACTATGCCTATGCTATGATAGTTGGTGATGAGAATCAAAAGGCTGTAGTTAATGGTGTTAATGATATCTATGCAGCATTGGAATCATCAGTTGCTTTGTATTCTAGGGCAAGTAGTAGTTCAAGTGTAAGTcagaaaattaaaaggaatacTCTGTTGATATGTGATTTTTGCAAGTGTAAGGGTCACAACAAAGAGTTCTGCTACAAGATTGTAGGTTATCCTCCTGATTTTAAATCCAAAAGAAAGGTTCAAGGACCTTCTTCTGCATATGGTACTACTGGAAACATCAACTATAATCACACACCATTAACACATGCAAATCTTACCTATGGAATGAACACCACTGTTCCTCCACCAGGATGGGAAAATATATCTGAGCAGCATCAATCTTCATCAGGAACTACAAGTGTTAATAGAACAGTAAGTGTTGCAGAGAAAGAGGTTCAACAGTTGCTTCAAGGTTGTACATTTATAAAGGATCAATATGATCACATTCTAAAAATGGTTCAACAAAAGTCTGAGCCTGCTGTGTGTAATACTGCAAACACTACAG GAACTCTACAGTGGGAAGGTGAAAGAAGTTGGTAA